The Caulifigura coniformis genome includes a region encoding these proteins:
- a CDS encoding MFS transporter: protein MLVQNNVNAPTSTQVAVQPQAPEPARMPIGSWPWKVAVFLMAATALSYMDRQALSVVGPIIKQELSLSNTDLGQLLAAFFWTYGLMHIGVGLILDRTNIRFTYPLFVALWSISQIGAGLATGYASLYVARLFLGTFEAAGQTGAARIIARVMPPEHRAFANGLMMSGGSLGAMLAPLLMITLADSFGWRIGFAVFGGLGLVWATLWLAWFRPNVHVTSVSANPEPWSDILRDRRFWGCVGGAICTIPLLHILGSWIPTYLRDGWNIPTADQRLPLLLLAIGLDVGFVGGGAAVSILVKRGRSAPKARLLVMTAATLMMAAAAAVPRAPNLVTALVLLGLVHIGRATWGAIFLAFNQDVAPGRVATVAGTMGALGACGGAGLITLIGAVADRTGGFSSAFYIAAALAVLGQGFMLVSFGTSKTAPKDSR from the coding sequence ATGCTCGTCCAGAACAACGTGAACGCCCCGACCAGCACCCAGGTTGCCGTGCAGCCGCAAGCACCGGAGCCGGCACGCATGCCCATCGGATCCTGGCCGTGGAAGGTCGCGGTCTTCCTGATGGCGGCGACCGCGTTGAGTTACATGGACCGACAGGCCCTCAGCGTCGTCGGGCCGATCATCAAGCAGGAGCTGTCGCTCAGCAATACCGATCTCGGCCAACTTCTCGCGGCGTTCTTCTGGACCTACGGACTAATGCACATCGGGGTCGGCCTGATCCTCGACCGCACCAACATCCGCTTCACCTACCCGCTGTTCGTTGCCCTCTGGTCGATAAGCCAGATCGGAGCCGGCCTGGCCACTGGCTATGCCTCCCTGTACGTCGCGCGGCTGTTTCTCGGAACGTTTGAAGCCGCGGGCCAGACAGGCGCAGCCCGCATCATTGCCCGCGTGATGCCGCCGGAGCATCGCGCCTTCGCCAACGGGTTGATGATGAGCGGCGGCAGCCTCGGCGCGATGCTCGCGCCTTTGCTAATGATCACTCTGGCGGACTCGTTCGGCTGGCGAATCGGGTTTGCCGTGTTCGGCGGCCTGGGACTCGTGTGGGCGACGCTGTGGCTCGCCTGGTTCCGACCGAATGTTCACGTCACGTCCGTTTCCGCCAATCCGGAACCGTGGAGCGACATCCTTCGCGACCGGCGGTTCTGGGGCTGTGTCGGCGGGGCGATCTGCACCATTCCCCTACTGCATATTCTCGGAAGCTGGATTCCCACGTACCTCAGAGACGGCTGGAACATCCCCACCGCCGATCAGCGGTTGCCGCTGCTGCTGCTGGCGATCGGGCTGGATGTCGGGTTCGTGGGCGGCGGAGCCGCGGTCAGCATTCTCGTCAAACGCGGCCGGTCGGCGCCGAAAGCCCGGCTGCTCGTCATGACCGCTGCCACACTGATGATGGCTGCGGCCGCCGCGGTTCCCAGAGCACCAAATCTGGTCACTGCGCTGGTGCTGCTCGGTCTCGTTCATATCGGGCGCGCGACCTGGGGCGCCATTTTCCTGGCGTTTAACCAGGACGTCGCACCTGGCCGCGTAGCGACAGTCGCCGGAACGATGGGCGCGCTCGGAGCCTGCGGTGGAGCGGGGTTGATCACGCTGATTGGTGCGGTGGCCGACCGAACGGGCGGTTTCTCCTCCGCGTTCTACATCGCCGCAGCACTCGCGGTCCTAGGCCAGGGTTTCATGCTGGTCAGCTTTGGCACCAGTAAGACCGCGCCAAAAGACTCGCGATGA
- a CDS encoding ELWxxDGT repeat protein, translating to MASWIQRTLGLRPRFKRIRRRKIAGLSRGAMAGQVVHLEPRVLPAGTPTQITDANSNTQFQNASSNPTEFTDVGSLTFFTYNTTVTDKPVLGFTNGAVSGTTFVDVRFSPGTRLTNLTEYNGALYFFANGVETIGGQLQSRGMELWKHDPVAGTTTLVKDIVGSVPNPHTTTGIQQNEGSNGAELIVVSGKLYFTASDDITGQGGNRELWVSDGTETGTNKVHEIYADGESSNPTQLTNVNDVLYFVATGGPATGRELWKFNPATDAIPVLVKDIRLGLPDSGIDNLTPVGNVVYFSANDGVHGNELWKSDGTEAGTVLVQDVWSGVQSSNPQSFVNLNGVLFFSADDGNVGRELWKSDPNEAQPTVIVRDIAQVGPNGTTDFKQNSIPHNLTAFNGKVYFAANDGLTGDELWVTDGTFLGTHRIVDLNTELTSSGDSTKSAYPGSLTVMNGALYFIATNTFSQFGETNFELYRMQANEAVNLVRQINTLPSFWQTGPATPTTPEFPNGQQFFKSNGDAFLATSPTFSPIGPRTNFSNNQLFVSNNRLYFAADNGINGATGIQNSQFNTFGAYTPNFEIWSSDGSAASTIQLADLTVPQTLSSSPLNLTTVQQTASTARVYFTYLDPNTGRFNLAYTQTASSGSAGAEPGRQGTTYDVGVSFASNITNPVAMGGKLYFFASDSQRGNELWVSDGTVSGTTVVQDVFAGTTGSSGAQLVATTNRLFWVAQSSAGNLELWSSDGTVGNATALTNIGGTPNIQDLTVVGTRVYFAATDPTPATGTLPAIQRRLWFSDGTAANTRIVVSTAAQAVPANPTGPFGPLNPTNLVSLNGQLFFSAGNTIYRTNGTDAGTIPLPSLPGSLTGISNLTAVEDSDRLYFTADDGTNGVELWTSNFDGNAVQLVSNIHLTASSNPQNLTAVGTSLYFTADNGTIGRELYRASGTSAALVADINPGAASSSISNLIAGGTTTLFFSANDGVNGAELWSASGLSATLLSNINPSVGGSSSPASFAFASNQVYFAANDGVNGRELWRNGGPNGATLVRDIGLLTTGNADIRNFVVLGGNVYYLATTGPNVSALFRTSSSSGATEVVTFSDGRTLVDQNIANTLVNSWAANGRYLAHDLVVMGGNLYLAGATGASDANGLFGTELYRIVNPTSTNPLPSATLLGDIRLASTGNPNAVPTFLTVLGNQILFAANDGVNGTELWTSSGGAPTLLLNIDGGAGDSNPRYLQTIGNRVYFTAGPANARTAYVTDGTAAGTIQLSTAIVDERNGDGEIFRLSGNRVFFSANGGQGFELWSTNGTAAGTSQVRDIRAGAAGSDITGMISYNGILYFGANDGIKGSELWRSDGTAAGTFLVKDIEEGPGSSNPSGFAIANNSTLNNDAMANGTPTLLFAATTDDHGRELYQTRGLEQDTVIVKDIAPGRRSSNPTNLTSIDGTIYFAADDGVSGNTLWRSVGVDEVTQNSLTVRVKTDGNLAAAPNVLGTDDTSGLRNPDQFTLLTLSSNTLTRLFFSASSDAGRNEAYELDINHTPMALTLSPGQLAENLPIGAVAGTLETFDPDAGDTFQYTFVQGTGDTDNALFEIVGNSLQARGPLDFEDKNSYTVRVRTTDQRGQFLERALTISVADVNDKPDGLSVENPVTTLPELTTTPPLTTVERLLGTMKADDDAFQTTNKYVLSGADAAHFEVRQDLLTGVWSLYLRAGVELNYETNPDGFTFNISIYDETLGATAASPDATIPFTLALTDVNENPVGPISDDDPAAEIFNETVAPNTPVGITAKAIDPDGTSTITYSLDVNPDGLFQIDPVTGVVSTALALNRESPNRPTHTLRVRATSSDGSFSVRDFVITVNDVDEADATPIVDNDAAVDAVTENLPAGTTVGVTAFSVDADATTSAITYSLDNSAGGLFAINPTTGVVTTTAVLDRESVPGGSYGIVVRATSQDGSAQTKAFTIAVNDVDEFDVTPIVDTNPAADAVDENSPIGTSVGITANSVDADATTSTVTYSLVDSAGGLFQINPSTGVVTTAAVINRESPAIGSYNITVQATSQDTSTTTQTFTIVINDIDESDLTPIVDTNAAVDAVDENVPIGTAVGITANSVDGDATNSTVTYTLDNSAGGLFQINSSTGVITTAALINRESPLVGSYNITVRATSQDSSTTTKDFTIVINDVDEFDVTPIVDTNLGVDAVDENAPIGTAVGVTANSVDADATTSTVTYTLDDDAGGLFQINPSTGVVTTAALINRESPLIGSYSITVRATSQDTSTTTKSFTIVINDVDEFDVTPIVDTNAAANSLSENSPVGTLVGITAHSIDADATTSTVTYTLDDNAGGLFQINPSTGVVTTAALINRESPLTGAYDITIRATSLDGSTEIQTYTIAINDVDEFDVTPIVDTNPAADAVDENSPIGTSVGITANSVDADATTSTVTYSLVDSAGGLFQVNPSTGVVTTAALINRESPLIGSYNITVRATSQDTSTTTKSFTIVINDVDEFDATPIVDNNVTADAINENVPIGTTVGITAFSVDSDATTNVITYSLDNSAGGLFQIDPVTGVVSTAALINRESPLIGSYDITIRATSQDGSTEIQTYTIAVNDVDEFDVTPIVDDNLAADAVNENALIGTTVGITARSVDGDATNSTVTYSLVDSAGGLFQIHPVTGVVTTAALINRESPQVGSYNITVRATSADTSTTTKTYTIAIIDVDEFDVGAITDTNAAVNIVPENAAAGTLVGITASATDADSTNNGITYSLWNTHSGRFAIDPATGVMTVENGALLNREAFASWFVTVIATSQDGSKSVKEFVVQISDVSEFKVGAISDVNPAENSIPENCPPGTLVGITASATDLDATNNAITYSLINDRGGRFAIHPTTGVVTANGNLIDREVAGAWAITVLATSQDGSINVKEFIVQIRDVDESNVGLVFDVNPALNTVPENAANGTLVGVTALAVDNDATNSAITYSLIDNAGGRFAIHPVTGVVTVANGSLLDREAAVGWGIMIRATSQDGSYTDRPFSIYLSDVDDLDVGPVNDVNASADSVAENSPAGTPVGLTARAVDGDATNNSVYYSLTDSAGGRFIIHPSSGVVTVAAGAVLDFETASSHQITVLATSSDGSQSSRSFTINVTDVFDVPRVTLSNNSVAENLPIGSVVGTLGTADVNVTSPVFSLVAGSGATDNSKFQITGNQLTTRAKFNRATKSSYSIRVQLRGAGGVVLTQVFTIQVTPGTTFPATTIV from the coding sequence ATGGCGAGCTGGATTCAGCGAACACTTGGACTTCGCCCGCGCTTCAAACGCATCCGCCGCAGGAAAATTGCGGGGCTGAGCCGCGGCGCAATGGCCGGGCAGGTCGTACATCTCGAACCACGCGTCCTGCCCGCGGGCACGCCAACGCAGATCACGGACGCCAACTCGAACACCCAGTTCCAGAATGCCTCGTCCAATCCGACCGAGTTCACAGACGTCGGCTCGCTGACGTTCTTCACCTACAACACCACCGTCACAGACAAGCCCGTTCTCGGCTTCACCAACGGCGCCGTCAGCGGGACGACGTTCGTTGACGTCCGGTTCTCGCCCGGAACCAGGCTGACGAACCTGACGGAATACAACGGGGCGCTCTATTTCTTCGCCAACGGTGTGGAGACCATCGGCGGCCAGCTGCAGAGCCGCGGGATGGAACTCTGGAAGCACGATCCCGTCGCTGGGACCACCACGCTCGTCAAAGACATCGTCGGCAGCGTTCCGAACCCGCACACGACGACCGGAATCCAGCAGAACGAAGGAAGTAACGGCGCCGAGCTGATTGTGGTGTCGGGCAAACTCTATTTTACGGCCAGCGACGACATCACGGGTCAGGGCGGGAACCGCGAGTTGTGGGTGTCGGATGGCACTGAAACCGGCACGAACAAAGTCCATGAAATCTACGCTGATGGAGAGTCCTCGAATCCGACTCAGCTGACCAACGTCAACGACGTTCTCTACTTCGTCGCGACCGGCGGCCCCGCCACGGGCCGTGAACTCTGGAAGTTCAACCCGGCAACAGACGCGATCCCCGTTCTGGTCAAGGATATCCGCCTCGGCCTGCCGGACTCGGGAATCGACAACCTGACGCCGGTCGGAAACGTCGTCTACTTCAGCGCCAACGATGGCGTACACGGCAACGAGCTGTGGAAGTCGGATGGAACCGAAGCCGGCACCGTCTTGGTGCAGGACGTCTGGTCCGGTGTTCAGAGCTCGAACCCGCAATCGTTCGTCAACCTGAACGGCGTGCTGTTCTTCTCTGCGGACGACGGAAACGTCGGCCGGGAACTGTGGAAGAGCGACCCCAACGAAGCGCAGCCCACCGTCATTGTCCGCGACATCGCCCAGGTTGGCCCGAACGGCACCACCGACTTCAAGCAGAACTCGATCCCGCACAACCTCACTGCCTTCAATGGCAAGGTCTATTTCGCCGCGAACGACGGTCTGACCGGCGACGAACTGTGGGTCACCGACGGCACGTTCCTGGGAACGCACCGCATCGTCGACCTCAATACCGAACTTACGTCCTCAGGCGATTCGACCAAGAGCGCCTATCCCGGCAGCCTCACCGTGATGAACGGGGCACTGTATTTCATCGCCACCAACACCTTCAGTCAGTTCGGAGAAACGAACTTCGAACTGTACCGGATGCAGGCCAACGAAGCCGTCAACCTGGTCCGCCAGATCAATACGCTCCCCTCGTTCTGGCAAACCGGCCCCGCGACACCCACGACGCCCGAGTTCCCGAACGGCCAGCAGTTCTTCAAATCGAACGGCGACGCCTTCCTGGCGACGTCCCCCACCTTCTCTCCGATCGGACCTCGGACCAACTTCTCCAACAACCAGCTGTTTGTCTCGAATAACCGGCTGTACTTCGCCGCCGACAATGGCATCAACGGCGCGACCGGAATCCAGAATTCACAGTTCAACACATTCGGCGCCTACACGCCGAACTTCGAGATCTGGTCGAGCGACGGCTCGGCGGCGAGCACGATCCAGCTGGCCGACCTGACGGTCCCGCAGACCCTGTCGTCGAGTCCTCTCAATCTGACCACAGTCCAGCAGACCGCAAGCACGGCCCGCGTCTACTTCACCTATCTCGATCCCAACACGGGCCGGTTCAATCTCGCGTATACGCAGACGGCAAGCTCCGGCTCCGCAGGAGCCGAGCCCGGCCGGCAGGGGACCACCTACGACGTCGGCGTCAGCTTCGCGAGCAACATCACCAATCCCGTCGCCATGGGCGGCAAGCTCTATTTCTTTGCGAGCGATTCGCAGCGCGGGAACGAGCTGTGGGTCTCGGACGGAACAGTGTCCGGAACCACGGTGGTTCAAGACGTCTTCGCCGGCACGACAGGCAGCAGCGGCGCTCAACTTGTCGCGACCACGAACCGCCTGTTCTGGGTGGCGCAGAGCAGCGCTGGCAACCTGGAACTGTGGAGCAGCGACGGCACGGTCGGCAACGCGACCGCCCTCACGAACATCGGCGGCACACCGAACATCCAGGACCTGACGGTCGTCGGAACTCGGGTGTACTTCGCCGCCACCGATCCCACGCCTGCGACCGGAACTTTGCCCGCGATCCAGCGGCGGTTGTGGTTCAGCGACGGTACCGCCGCGAATACGCGGATCGTCGTTTCCACCGCGGCCCAAGCCGTCCCCGCCAACCCGACCGGTCCCTTCGGGCCGTTGAATCCCACCAATCTCGTGAGCCTCAACGGACAGCTGTTCTTCAGCGCCGGCAACACGATCTACCGCACCAACGGCACCGATGCCGGAACCATTCCACTCCCGTCCCTGCCCGGCAGCCTGACCGGCATCTCCAACCTGACGGCCGTTGAAGACAGCGACCGCCTCTATTTTACCGCCGACGATGGAACGAACGGTGTCGAGCTGTGGACCAGCAACTTCGACGGCAACGCGGTCCAGCTCGTTTCCAACATCCACCTGACCGCCAGCTCGAACCCGCAGAACCTGACCGCCGTCGGGACCTCCCTCTACTTCACGGCCGACAACGGGACCATCGGGCGCGAGCTCTACCGGGCAAGCGGCACATCGGCCGCGCTGGTCGCCGACATCAACCCCGGTGCGGCCTCTTCGTCGATCTCCAACCTGATCGCCGGTGGAACCACCACCCTGTTCTTCAGCGCCAATGACGGTGTGAACGGCGCCGAACTGTGGTCGGCCTCGGGGCTCTCGGCAACGCTCCTGTCCAACATCAATCCGAGCGTCGGCGGCAGCTCCAGCCCCGCTTCGTTTGCGTTCGCGAGCAACCAGGTCTACTTCGCGGCCAACGACGGCGTGAATGGCCGTGAACTCTGGCGCAACGGCGGACCGAACGGGGCGACCCTCGTCCGCGACATCGGCCTATTGACCACCGGCAACGCAGATATCCGCAATTTCGTCGTCCTCGGTGGCAACGTCTACTACCTCGCGACGACGGGCCCGAACGTCAGTGCCCTGTTCCGCACCAGCAGTTCCAGCGGCGCGACGGAGGTTGTCACCTTCTCGGACGGCCGGACGCTCGTCGACCAGAATATTGCGAACACGCTCGTCAATTCCTGGGCGGCCAATGGACGCTATCTGGCACATGACCTGGTCGTCATGGGAGGCAATCTCTACCTCGCAGGCGCGACAGGGGCCTCGGACGCCAATGGCCTGTTTGGGACCGAGCTGTATCGAATCGTCAACCCGACCAGCACGAACCCTCTCCCGTCGGCGACCCTCCTTGGCGACATCCGCCTGGCATCGACCGGAAACCCCAACGCAGTCCCGACCTTCCTCACCGTCCTCGGCAACCAGATCCTGTTCGCCGCCAACGACGGTGTGAACGGCACCGAACTGTGGACGTCCAGCGGCGGCGCGCCGACGCTCCTCCTCAACATCGACGGCGGAGCGGGTGATTCGAACCCCAGGTACCTCCAGACGATCGGTAATCGCGTCTACTTCACCGCCGGCCCGGCCAATGCCCGGACGGCCTACGTCACCGACGGCACCGCCGCAGGGACAATTCAGCTCAGCACCGCCATCGTCGACGAACGCAACGGCGATGGGGAAATCTTCAGGCTGTCCGGAAATCGCGTCTTCTTCTCCGCCAACGGCGGACAGGGATTCGAGCTCTGGTCGACGAACGGCACGGCGGCTGGAACGTCGCAGGTCCGTGATATCCGCGCCGGCGCTGCCGGCTCCGACATCACCGGCATGATCAGTTACAACGGCATCCTCTACTTCGGAGCCAACGACGGCATCAAGGGCTCGGAACTGTGGCGCAGCGACGGAACGGCCGCCGGCACCTTCCTCGTCAAGGACATTGAAGAGGGGCCGGGCAGTTCGAATCCCAGCGGATTCGCGATCGCCAACAACAGCACGCTCAATAACGATGCCATGGCCAACGGCACGCCGACTCTGCTGTTCGCCGCGACGACCGATGACCACGGCCGCGAGCTCTATCAGACGCGCGGCCTCGAACAAGACACTGTCATCGTCAAGGACATCGCCCCCGGCCGCCGGTCATCCAACCCGACGAACCTGACGAGCATCGACGGCACGATCTACTTCGCGGCCGATGACGGAGTCAGCGGCAATACGCTCTGGCGGTCCGTCGGCGTCGACGAGGTCACGCAGAACAGTCTTACGGTCCGCGTGAAAACCGACGGCAACCTGGCAGCCGCGCCGAATGTCCTCGGAACGGACGACACCAGCGGACTTCGCAACCCGGATCAGTTCACCCTGCTGACTCTCAGCAGCAACACGCTGACCCGGTTGTTCTTCTCGGCCAGTTCGGACGCCGGCCGGAACGAAGCGTACGAACTCGACATCAACCACACGCCGATGGCGTTGACGCTGTCCCCAGGGCAGCTGGCGGAGAACCTGCCGATCGGCGCCGTGGCGGGCACGCTGGAAACGTTCGATCCCGACGCCGGCGATACGTTCCAGTACACCTTCGTTCAGGGGACGGGCGATACCGACAACGCTCTCTTCGAGATCGTCGGCAACTCGCTGCAGGCCCGGGGACCACTCGATTTCGAAGACAAGAATTCCTACACGGTCCGCGTCCGTACGACCGACCAGCGTGGCCAGTTCCTCGAACGCGCACTGACGATCAGTGTCGCCGACGTCAATGACAAGCCGGACGGGCTGTCTGTCGAAAACCCCGTCACGACCCTGCCGGAGCTGACAACGACACCTCCGCTGACGACCGTTGAACGCCTTCTCGGCACGATGAAAGCCGACGATGACGCGTTCCAGACAACGAACAAGTATGTCCTTTCCGGCGCAGACGCGGCTCACTTCGAGGTGAGGCAGGACCTTCTGACGGGCGTGTGGAGTCTCTACCTGAGAGCCGGCGTCGAACTCAACTACGAAACCAATCCGGACGGCTTCACCTTCAACATCAGTATTTACGACGAGACGCTTGGTGCGACGGCCGCCTCGCCCGACGCCACGATCCCGTTCACTCTTGCCCTGACAGACGTGAATGAGAATCCGGTCGGCCCGATCAGCGATGACGACCCGGCGGCCGAGATTTTCAACGAGACCGTAGCGCCCAACACGCCGGTCGGCATCACGGCCAAGGCCATCGATCCGGACGGCACGTCGACCATCACCTACTCGCTGGACGTGAATCCGGACGGACTGTTCCAGATCGATCCGGTGACGGGTGTGGTCAGCACGGCGCTGGCCCTCAATCGCGAAAGCCCGAACCGTCCGACGCACACGCTCAGGGTCCGCGCTACGAGTTCCGATGGATCGTTCTCCGTCCGCGACTTCGTGATCACGGTGAACGACGTCGATGAGGCCGACGCCACCCCGATCGTCGACAACGACGCGGCCGTCGATGCCGTCACTGAGAACCTGCCCGCCGGAACGACCGTCGGCGTCACGGCCTTCTCAGTCGACGCCGATGCAACCACCAGCGCCATCACCTACTCCCTCGATAATAGCGCCGGCGGACTGTTCGCCATCAACCCGACCACGGGCGTCGTGACGACCACCGCCGTGCTCGATCGCGAAAGTGTGCCGGGCGGTTCCTATGGCATCGTCGTCAGGGCCACCAGCCAGGATGGCTCCGCGCAGACGAAGGCCTTCACGATTGCTGTCAACGATGTGGATGAGTTCGACGTCACGCCCATCGTGGACACCAATCCGGCTGCGGATGCCGTCGATGAGAACTCGCCCATCGGCACGAGCGTCGGCATCACAGCCAACTCCGTCGACGCCGATGCCACCACCAGCACGGTGACCTACTCGCTGGTCGACAGCGCCGGCGGCCTGTTCCAGATCAATCCCTCGACCGGCGTCGTCACCACGGCGGCGGTGATCAACCGGGAAAGCCCGGCGATCGGCTCGTACAACATCACCGTCCAGGCCACCAGCCAGGACACCTCGACCACCACGCAGACCTTCACGATCGTCATCAACGACATCGACGAGTCCGACCTCACTCCCATTGTCGACACCAATGCGGCAGTGGATGCCGTCGACGAGAACGTTCCGATCGGCACGGCTGTCGGCATCACGGCGAACTCTGTCGATGGCGATGCGACGAACAGCACGGTGACTTACACGCTCGACAACAGCGCCGGCGGCCTGTTCCAGATCAACTCCTCGACGGGCGTGATCACCACGGCCGCCCTCATCAACCGGGAAAGCCCGCTGGTCGGCTCCTATAACATCACCGTCCGGGCCACCAGCCAGGACTCTTCGACCACCACGAAGGACTTCACGATTGTCATCAACGACGTCGACGAATTCGACGTCACTCCCATCGTCGACACCAACCTGGGCGTGGATGCGGTTGACGAGAACGCCCCCATCGGGACGGCTGTCGGCGTCACGGCGAACTCCGTCGACGCCGATGCCACCACCAGCACGGTGACTTACACGCTCGATGACGACGCCGGTGGCCTCTTCCAGATCAATCCTTCGACGGGCGTGGTCACTACGGCGGCCCTCATCAACCGGGAAAGCCCGCTGATCGGCTCCTACAGCATCACCGTCCGGGCCACCAGCCAGGACACCTCGACGACGACAAAGAGCTTCACCATCGTCATCAACGACGTCGACGAGTTCGATGTCACTCCGATCGTCGACACCAACGCCGCGGCCAACTCCCTCAGCGAAAACTCGCCAGTCGGAACTCTGGTTGGCATCACGGCGCACTCCATCGACGCCGACGCGACCACCAGCACGGTCACTTACACGCTCGATGACAACGCCGGCGGCCTCTTCCAGATCAATCCTTCGACCGGCGTGGTCACCACGGCGGCCCTCATCAACCGGGAAAGCCCGCTGACCGGCGCCTACGACATCACCATCCGCGCCACCAGTCTCGATGGTTCCACAGAGATTCAGACCTATACAATTGCCATCAACGATGTCGATGAATTCGATGTCACTCCCATCGTCGACACCAACCCGGCCGCGGATGCCGTCGATGAGAACTCGCCCATCGGCACGAGCGTCGGCATCACAGCCAACTCCGTCGACGCCGATGCCACCACCAGCACGGTGACCTACTCGCTGGTCGACAGCGCCGGCGGCCTGTTCCAGGTCAATCCCTCGACCGGCGTGGTCACGACGGCCGCCCTCATCAACCGGGAAAGCCCGCTGATCGGCTCGTACAACATCACCGTCCGGGCCACCAGCCAGGATACCTCGACGACGACGAAGAGCTTCACCATCGTCATCAACGACGTCGACGAGTTCGATGCGACGCCGATTGTCGACAACAATGTGACGGCGGATGCCATCAACGAGAACGTTCCGATCGGAACGACCGTCGGCATCACAGCATTCTCCGTCGACAGCGATGCGACGACCAACGTCATCACCTACTCGCTCGACAACAGCGCCGGCGGGCTGTTCCAGATCGACCCGGTGACCGGTGTCGTGTCCACAGCGGCCCTGATCAATCGTGAGAGTCCGCTGATCGGCTCTTACGACATCACGATCCGGGCCACCAGCCAGGATGGGTCCACAGAGATTCAGACCTACACGATTGCCGTCAACGATGTCGATGAATTCGATGTCACGCCGATCGTCGACGACAACCTGGCCGCGGATGCCGTCAACGAGAACGCTCTGATTGGAACGACCGTCGGCATCACGGCGCGCTCCGTCGACGGCGATGCGACCAACAGCACCGTGACTTATTCGCTTGTCGACAGTGCCGGTGGCCTGTTCCAGATCCATCCTGTCACGGGCGTCGTCACGACGGCGGCCCTGATCAACCGGGAAAGCCCCCAGGTCGGCTCCTACAATATCACGGTCCGGGCCACCAGCGCGGACACCTCGACGACAACGAAGACGTACACCATCGCCATCATCGATGTCGACGAGTTTGATGTCGGGGCGATCACTGACACCAACGCCGCGGTCAACATCGTTCCCGAAAACGCTGCCGCCGGCACACTGGTGGGCATCACCGCGTCGGCCACTGATGCCGATTCCACCAACAACGGGATCACCTATTCGTTGTGGAATACGCATAGCGGACGGTTTGCAATCGATCCGGCGACAGGCGTCATGACTGTGGAGAACGGGGCGCTCCTGAATCGCGAAGCGTTTGCCTCCTGGTTCGTCACGGTGATCGCGACCAGCCAGGACGGGTCGAAGAGCGTCAAGGAGTTCGTCGTCCAGATCTCGGACGTCAGCGAATTCAAGGTCGGCGCGATTTCGGACGTCAATCCGGCGGAGAACTCCATCCCCGAAAACTGCCCGCCGGGAACCCTGGTCGGCATTACCGCCTCTGCCACCGACCTCGACGCCACCAACAACGCCATCACATACTCTCTGATCAACGACCGCGGTGGCCGGTTCGCCATTCATCCCACCACGGGCGTCGTCACGGCGAACGGCAATCTCATCGATCGCGAAGTCGCCGGCGCGTGGGCAATCACCGTCCTCGCCACCAGCCAGGACGGATCGATCAACGTCAAGGAATTCATCGTCCAGATCCGGGATGTCGACGAATCCAACGTCGGCCTGGTGTTCGATGTCAACCCGGCGCTGAACACGGTGCCTGAGAACGCTGCCAACGGCACATTGGTCGGCGTCACGGCCTTGGCGGTCGACAACGATGCAACCAACAGCGCGATCACCTACTCGCTGATCGACAACGCCGGTGGCCGATTCGCGATCCACCCGGTCACCGGAGTGGTCACCGTCGCCAACGGCTCGCTGCTGGACCGCGAAGCCGCCGTCGGCTGGGGAATCATGATCCGGGCGACAAGCCAGGACGGGTCCTACACCGACAGGCCGTTCAGCATTTACCTGAGCGACGTGGATGATCTGGATGTGGGCCCGGTCAACGATGTGAATGCGTCGGCCGACAGTGTTGCCGAGAACTCTCCGGCCGGAACTCCGGTCGGTCTCACGGCCCGGGCCGTCGACGGCGATGCCACGAACAACAGCGTGTATTACTCGCTGACAGACAGCGCCGGTGGGCGGTTCATCATCCATCCCAGTTCGGGCGTCGTCACTGTGGCCGCCGGAGCAGTCCTGGACTTCGAGACTGCCTCGTCGCATCAGATCACTGTGCTGGCAACCAGCAGCGATGGTTCGCAATCGTCCCGTTCGTTCACCATCAACGTGACCGATGTGTTCGATGTCCCGCGAGTGACGCTCTCGAACAACAGTGTCGCCGAAAACCTGCCGATTGGATCGGTGGTGGGAACGTTGGGAACGGCTGACGTGAACGTCACATCTCCGGTGTTCAGCCTCGTCGCGGGGTCTGGCGCGACCGACAACTCGAAGTTCCAGATCACGGGGAACCAGCTGACGACGCGGGCGAAGTTCAACCGCGCGACGAAGTCGAGCTACTCGATCCGCGTCCAGCTTCGCGGCGCCGGGGGTGTGGTCCTGACCCAGGTGTTCACCATTCAGGTCACGCCAGGCACAACGTTCCCTGCGACGACAATCGTCTAA